DNA sequence from the Gadus morhua chromosome 21, gadMor3.0, whole genome shotgun sequence genome:
AATTACAGGAATTGTATATTGGACTGAGTTGTGGGACGATTTGTTGGCGACACCACGCCAAATGGAGACGACACCATAGAGTTGTTGTACTTTATAAATCGCAAAACTTTTTCGCCACGTCTCCTATGAAATACGCGTTTGCCGTTTCCAGCAACAATGTCTTCCCACAATGGTAACTGTCCAATGAACAAACCCTATTTGAAAGTCACGGATGTCCGTTAGGTGCGTAGGGCCAGGTATGCGGTAGTAAAATGTCTAATTACAAAATGGGGGAAGTCAAATAACAAATGTGCAACTCGGCTGTAACAAGCCGTATGTCTTCCCCGCTTTCGGACTGTTAATGAATCAGGGTGCCAACAAAATAATAGCAACCCAAATAATCCGCAGCTGTTgcaacctgaccctaaccccatttTCAAACTAAGGCCAAGTTATTGTTGGGGCATGATAgttaaaataaaacatgcactcactcactccacaCAAAACGAGTTCGTAAGAGATCGTATTAATAGAAAGTCGACGGTAACACCGTTTATTACGTTTAGAAATGGGCCCGTGTTAATACTAAATCAAGACAGCACATTTGGTGCGAGGAAGTGTAGGTTTCGGTATTACCAACATTAGCAATCGAGACTTTAGCTAGTAACACATCCCTTCCGTAGACAAGTTCCTTTCTGTCTTGTTCAACGTTACGGAGATatgctgaaccaacaacacaGTAGACCTCATTCAAAACACGCATCATGTATTTGTTCTGAGGTGAATGAACTATATGTAATGTGCCCTTATCTGCCAgtcccaatgtgtgtgtgtggtgtgtgtgctccaCGCTAGCTAGCTAAGGTAGCTAATTTTAGCATCTTCTCCGGAGCCTAAAACGCAACACAAGAATCACATCGTGCTCGGGAAAATCCGTCGAACCAACAACACGCGACGATCATCTCACCAGTATGTTCCATGAAAATCGGGTCGAACGATTTGCGAGTCGATCTCAATTACTTAATCTTATACTGAAGTGCGGCACATCAACTCTCATTCTCGACAACTTCCAGGGGGCATTTACGGAGAAGGACGGCGCGTGCATCGCGGGACAGCGCCGTGCCCGTGCCCGCCGCGACGCGGATGGGGGGGACATTACGCGCCCCCGATACCTGTTCAAAAACGATATAAGGATATAGTATAAGTTGGTGGTCAATTTAGGGTTTATCTCAGTTAAGACTCGTGTTGGGTAGTTTTAATAATTGTGTTATTTTCCATTAGAATAGCCAGCCCAGCTTATCAAAACAatctataataataacaataacaacatatATACTAATATTTTACTGCGCAACCAACGTTACTTCCAAAGAAAAAACTTGCATATTGGTTTAATGAGGACAACTTTGAGCATGATTCGTGAGGCCATCAACTGAATCGTGTGTCTTATACCCCAGCCCATGTTTTAACAAAGTAATTTTCTGCACCTTAAACATTACGAAGATTACGGCAACAAATCAAAAGTCAGATATTATCAACAACCGGCCAGATTCAAATGGCGCCCATTTGCACTTTTGTGTCGTTAGGGTTCGTGCTAGTTCGCACTAGTACGCCTGCGCGGGGCCACTGGCGTAGTAGCGCATGAGCAACGGAGAGGAAGTGGCGGGTGATCTAGGTCCGCACCTTTTCCGGTAACACCGCTCTGCCTCTGTACTGCTGTGTGACTGAACGGCTCGGCTGTGAGAGAGCAGGggcgaagagagggagagagagagagagaggcgagaacGGGGAGAAAGAACTTGGGGACGGGGGCTGCCGCTGTCGCAGGTTTGTCAGTCTACATTTGAACGTGTTTTGTATCTCAAAGAATGCTCTTATTGTTCGAGGGACCGCCCGTGTAACAGCGGCGACGACCTAAAGTTGTGCTCCGGCGCTGACACCCCTCCCTTTTCCGAACCGCTCTTGTGTTACAGGGTAGGGAGCGGAAAGTCGGATGAATCGATGACCTTTTGGGCGTGCTGCCTCTTGGTGTCCCGACGCAGATGCCGTTGGGAGTGATTCGAGTGGTTTCCACGAGAATGTTACCGGAGGAAACCTCGATGTTTTTGAATTTAGCGATCGAGTGCCTCTGAGAGCAAGTGTTGACACCCGGCGGCCGAGGAGGAAGTCGGAACTCTGGGCTTGGACAGGGCCTCATTTACACGGCGCGATAGTCGCGGTCCTTTGACTCATCGCCTCTCCCTTTTTGGGTCCCAATCCACGGGAAACTACTCTCCAAACGACGATTCTGAAGTAAGTAGTCTTTGAAAGAATTGGAGATATATCccgacatttctttttttttgttaacagtAGAGATAATATTAATCATTCCCCGATTACACAATCTACACTATTACTATTTGTTAGCTGCTTAATTCATACGGGTCATGATAATAATACAAGACTCCTTGTTCTCTTTGTGGCAGTTACCCACCTCTACATTTTGACAGCTGTCAAAAGTGTTCCTACTATCACGTGAAAAGTCACTTGGATGTCACAACACTGTGCCTGAGAGACTATAGTCCGTTTATATTCTACCGAAAGCACAAAGAATTACTCTCCAAAGAGAGCACACCGTTCATCTTCCAAGGAGGTATTTATGAAAAGCCAACGAAATGGGGAAAATTCTTTCGAAGATCTTTGGCAACAAGGAGATGAGAATATTGATGCTTGGACTTGATGCGGCCGGCAAGACCACCATCCTCTACAAGCTGAAGCTGGGCCAGTCCGTCACCACCATCCCCACTGTGGGCTTCAATGTGGAGACCGTCACGTACAAGAACGTCAAGTTCAACGTGTGGGACGTGGGCGGCCAGGACAAGATCCGCCCGCTGTGGAGACACTACTACACCGGCACGCAGGGCCTGATCTTCGTGGTGGACTGCGCCGACCGGGACCGGATAGACGAGGCCAGGCAGGAACTCCACCGGATCATCAACGACCGGGAGATGAGGGACGCCATCATCCTGATCTTCGCCAACAAACAAGACCTACCGGACGCCATGAAGCCCCACGAGATCCAGGAGAAGCTGGGCCTGACCCGCATCCGGGACAGGAATTGGTACGTTCAGCCCTCGTGCGCGACCACCGGGGATGGACTCTATGAGGGTTTGACCTGGCTAACCTCAAACCACAAATCTTAATGCCCATGCGATTCCGGATCAgactgttttttcttcttcttaaaGGATAACGTGTTAAAAAcatgaagaccccccccccccccccacatggcAAAGAAAGAATTAGAAAAGATTCTGAAGTAAttgaaatggaaaaaataatCAGCTTTTTTCATAAATGTAAAACGAGAAAAAACAGTCCGGTTatattcttttttcttttttgataacAACGGGCTCTTCATATTTCCGAAGATCTTGAAGGCAAAAAGACGATTATTTTGGGCTGGATTTTGTTTGCTTTTGGTTCTGTAGTATTTCACTTACTCGTCTGTATAATCATTACTTTTTAAGTACAACATAACCTTTATACTTTGAGCTCTTATTGCAATTTAGTTCCCTTTTCCTTTCTGCATTTAACAAGAatcttttttaactttgtgcTAGAGCTTGCAATTATAGCTTTGATAAGGAACGCAGACCCTCTAGTCGGCCTTGACAGTATTCACATAACCCGACTTTTGCTCCACAAGTTGGGGGAGACCATGAGAATGTTTGACATGTCCGTGTATTTACCAGAAAGGACGGCCTATCATCAGCAAAACAAGTTGGCCGGTCGAACTGCCCACCGTAGTCTAAGTATATGCATAACGACCATTTCAGGACCTTGCACAAACATGGCTTTTCAATTGTGATTGTAAACAATGTCTGCAATGGGGAAATTGGcggattttgtgtgtttttgggtgcaGTCATTCCATCCATGATGTCTACGTGTTCATTCCACAGACACTTATCTGGATGCTGGAtaaacgataaaaaaaaaacgacactgtGATGTGGATATGCTTTACTTTGTTTGACATAGTTTATTTTTTACCACCTTTCCTGTTCCCTTATCCCCTCTCAAGAGCTTCCATGAGTGAATACGTGAAGGTTCAGCTGCCTTTTCTTGGGAGGCCACCAGTTACAGGTGGCCCCATAGACACGAGACATTCACTGCAGCCAGAATCTGACTGCTGAGTCTGCATTGCAGCAGTGTTGCAAAACTACCTACCAAGTTTCACAGGAAAGAAGGGACGCTTCGGGGCTGTGTGTTTccgcacctgtctgtctgtatgtctgtgtctgtctgtctgtctgtctgtctgtctgtctgtctgtctgtctttctttcctttttctgATCCACTTTTGAACCCCAGTGAGGGTTAAATGAAGTCTCCCACTACCACTGCATCCATAGTGCTTTAATGATTTTCTTTTATCTAAACAATCAGGTTTTTCCAGCGGGTGTCGTTCTGAAATAAACGCGTGCGGTGACCTCGGCTCAAAGGTTATAGATAGGCAAGaggctttttgttttatttttgttt
Encoded proteins:
- the arf6a gene encoding ADP-ribosylation factor 6a encodes the protein MGKILSKIFGNKEMRILMLGLDAAGKTTILYKLKLGQSVTTIPTVGFNVETVTYKNVKFNVWDVGGQDKIRPLWRHYYTGTQGLIFVVDCADRDRIDEARQELHRIINDREMRDAIILIFANKQDLPDAMKPHEIQEKLGLTRIRDRNWYVQPSCATTGDGLYEGLTWLTSNHKS